In Panacibacter ginsenosidivorans, the following proteins share a genomic window:
- a CDS encoding RNA polymerase sigma factor, which produces MDEKRLVKDCLKCMPVAQRQLYDRFAAQMMAVCYRYTKSIKDAEDVLQEGFVKVYKNLHQYRFEGDLGAWIRAVMVRTALNYLKKNQPYSHEFTYDDIALHPVDAETPLVTLQAKELADMIRQLPTGYQAIFNLHAIEGYTHVEIGKMLGIHEGTSRSQYMRARTLLTSWLENKTIPVKKEKYAGK; this is translated from the coding sequence ATGGATGAAAAAAGACTGGTAAAAGATTGTTTAAAATGCATGCCTGTGGCGCAGCGTCAATTATATGATCGCTTTGCAGCGCAGATGATGGCCGTTTGCTACCGCTACACCAAATCAATAAAAGATGCTGAAGATGTATTACAGGAAGGTTTTGTAAAAGTGTATAAAAACCTTCACCAATATAGGTTTGAAGGAGACCTTGGTGCCTGGATAAGAGCAGTGATGGTGCGCACTGCGCTAAACTACCTTAAAAAGAATCAGCCTTATAGTCATGAATTTACTTATGATGATATAGCACTGCACCCTGTAGATGCAGAAACTCCACTTGTAACATTGCAGGCAAAGGAACTGGCGGATATGATACGGCAATTGCCAACAGGCTACCAGGCCATCTTTAACCTGCATGCCATTGAAGGTTACACACATGTGGAAATCGGTAAGATGCTGGGAATACATGAAGGTACATCCAGGTCTCAGTATATGCGGGCAAGAACATTACTCACCAGTTGGCTGGAGAATAAAACTATTCCCGTAAAAAAGGAAAAATATGCAGGAAAATGA
- a CDS encoding outer membrane beta-barrel protein yields the protein MQENEFEKKVRSLMDDLEIAPSAPVWDYVEKRIPKSNRRRRFIAFFFLLAGFAVCGHFFYNKFSGNRNEIEKANAVVQQKNIASQKNNENNIAKNNQPKYADSSTTIHEPAAIKNEKLVLNDHPQQRSLSQKKERGNTIHATEEIDSKNESIISNAPINNNDNNKKNNPLITAGVVKQNEISIPDEPMINKNVIDSGTISTQQADITATAGLKTNDTTKQNTQTKKLPGNSKKIEWGFSLLYGKSDIVQTLISLNKDKSLAEAIYSPGNIAIDSIQAAQASRNIKAKSAFSLGVTVRKQLSSRSSISTGLEFMHMNTAIQTGNARDSSAVFDYNNSSQYNLVRSFYRPGTGFNVVNKYNLLQLPVLYSYQFNKSKKVPLTIDAGLSYARIISANAVIYDSYNQVYYKNTNLLQKNQVQLLGGFTAAIIFHDKSHLYVGPHVQYGLTDVIKNSSNKQHFFVWGIGATYFLKK from the coding sequence ATGCAGGAAAATGAATTTGAAAAAAAGGTGCGTAGTTTGATGGATGATCTTGAGATTGCTCCATCTGCACCGGTGTGGGATTATGTAGAAAAGCGTATTCCTAAAAGTAACCGCAGAAGGCGTTTTATTGCTTTCTTTTTTTTACTCGCTGGCTTTGCAGTGTGCGGGCATTTCTTTTATAATAAATTTTCAGGCAATAGAAATGAAATTGAAAAAGCCAATGCAGTAGTGCAACAAAAAAATATTGCATCTCAAAAGAATAATGAAAATAATATCGCAAAGAATAATCAACCGAAATATGCTGATTCGTCAACAACTATTCACGAACCTGCAGCAATAAAAAATGAAAAGCTTGTTTTAAATGATCATCCGCAGCAGCGAAGTCTATCGCAGAAAAAAGAGCGGGGAAATACGATTCATGCGACTGAAGAAATTGACAGCAAAAATGAATCGATAATATCTAATGCACCAATAAATAATAATGATAACAATAAAAAGAATAATCCATTGATTACAGCAGGAGTAGTTAAGCAAAATGAAATTAGTATACCTGATGAACCAATGATCAACAAAAATGTAATTGACTCGGGTACCATATCAACACAACAAGCCGATATAACAGCAACAGCCGGTTTAAAAACAAACGATACAACAAAACAAAATACACAAACAAAAAAATTACCCGGCAATTCAAAAAAAATAGAATGGGGTTTCAGTTTATTGTATGGAAAATCTGATATTGTACAAACCCTGATAAGCCTGAATAAAGATAAAAGTCTGGCTGAGGCTATCTATTCGCCGGGTAATATTGCTATCGATAGTATACAGGCTGCGCAAGCTTCGAGAAACATAAAAGCGAAATCAGCATTTTCACTGGGTGTTACTGTTCGCAAACAATTATCATCACGAAGTAGCATTAGCACAGGCCTGGAATTTATGCACATGAACACTGCTATTCAAACGGGAAATGCAAGAGATAGTTCTGCTGTTTTTGATTATAATAATTCGTCGCAGTATAATCTTGTAAGAAGTTTTTACAGACCGGGAACGGGTTTTAATGTAGTTAATAAATATAATCTTTTACAATTGCCTGTGCTGTACAGCTATCAATTTAATAAAAGCAAAAAGGTTCCATTAACAATAGATGCAGGTCTTTCGTACGCAAGGATCATTTCAGCCAATGCAGTAATATATGATAGCTATAACCAGGTGTATTATAAGAATACAAACCTGTTGCAGAAAAACCAGGTACAGTTACTCGGCGGTTTTACAGCTGCAATTATATTCCACGATAAAAGCCATTTGTATGTCGGGCCACATGTGCAATATGGCTTAACTGATGTGATCAAAAACAGCAGTAATAAACAACATTTCTTTGTGTGGGGTATTGGTGCAACCTATTTTCTTAAAAAATAA